Proteins encoded within one genomic window of Arachis ipaensis cultivar K30076 chromosome B08, Araip1.1, whole genome shotgun sequence:
- the LOC107614342 gene encoding mitochondrial inner membrane protease subunit 1 produces MKLVSYMSQWRGIAKEAMDRTAIAVKFLCCLHITDTYFCSPTHVYGPSMLPTLNMVGDIVLVEHVSQRLGKVRHGDLVVIRSPLDPKRCLTKRIMGMEGDTVTYFDPMLGDATRVAVVPKGHVWIQGDNIFASHDSRHFGPVPYGLIQGKVFFRVWPLDCLGVPGQ; encoded by the exons atgaaacTGGTGAGTTACATGTCACAATGGAGAGGCATTGCAAAGGAAGCTATGGACCGAACAGCCATAGCAGTGAAGTTCCTCTGTTGCCTTCACATTACGGACACCTACTTCTGTTCCCCAACTCAC GTGTATGGGCCTAGTATGCTACCCACACTCAACATGGTAGGCGACATCGTTTTGGTTGAACACGTGTCTCAGAGGCTTGGGAAGGTTCGGCATGGTGACTTGGTTGTGATTCGGTCACCGTTGGACCCTAAGAGGTGCCTTACCAAAAGGATTATGGGAATGGAAGGGGATACTGTTACTTACTTTGATCCTATGCTTGGTGATGCTACTCGTGTTGCTGTG GTGCCAAAGGGGCATGTTTGGATTCAAGGGGATAACATCTTTGCATCCCATGATTCACGGCATTTCGGCCCTGTTCCTTATGGCCTTATACAAGGAAAAGTGTTTTTCAGG GTTTGGCCACTTGATTGCCTTGGAGTACCGGGTCAATAA